One Methylophilus sp. TWE2 DNA segment encodes these proteins:
- a CDS encoding ATP-dependent DNA helicase — protein sequence MSLQQQVSSAFSENGCLAQAMPAFRSRPQQQEMAQAIAEAIEQQQQLVAEAGTGTGKTYAYLVPALLSGGKVIISTGTKTLQDQLYQRDLPAVREALKVPVSVAMLKGRANYICHYHLQRASQEGRFQSREDAQYIPILQSFAEHSQSGDKAELVEVPEQATVWQQVTSTRDNCVGQDCQYYKQCFVMEARKQALAADVVVVNHHLFFADVMLRDEGVAELLPSANTVVFDEAHQLPEVAGLFFGEDISTSQLMDLGRDSQMAYLSIAKDCVALSEAVPPLEKACRDFRLVFQFEGSRMPVQKAQSLKNFDDAYQRMLETLSTLTAVLETQAGRDPLLEKCWQRGEGLLALLEAWLKGNQANLVRWVEVFSQSVQLHATPLSVADGFGKQLNAQPRAWIFTSATLAVKSDFSHYQGQMGLLAAQTKHWQSPFDYSQQALLYVPSGMPEPNSSAYTAAVASVSLPILQASRGRAFVLCTSLKAMREVHALLKQAFEEHGLEYPLLMQGESNRTELLDRFRAHGNAVLVGSQSFWEGVDVRGEALSCVIIDKLPFAPPDDPVLAARIDKMNAEGKNAFMEYQLPYAVITLKQGAGRLIRDEQDVGVLMICDPRLVDKPYGRRIWQSLPPFRRTRVQQEVEDFFALINAGDQP from the coding sequence ATGTCTTTACAGCAGCAAGTCAGTTCCGCATTTTCAGAAAACGGGTGTTTGGCGCAAGCGATGCCTGCTTTTCGTAGCCGTCCACAGCAGCAGGAGATGGCGCAGGCAATCGCCGAAGCGATTGAACAGCAACAGCAACTGGTGGCTGAGGCTGGCACCGGTACGGGCAAAACCTATGCTTACCTGGTGCCCGCCTTGTTGTCCGGCGGTAAAGTGATTATTTCAACGGGGACCAAAACGCTGCAAGACCAGCTGTACCAGCGTGACTTGCCTGCGGTAAGGGAGGCACTCAAAGTGCCAGTTTCTGTCGCCATGCTCAAAGGCCGTGCCAACTATATTTGTCATTACCATTTGCAGCGTGCCAGCCAGGAAGGACGTTTCCAGTCGCGCGAAGATGCGCAATATATCCCTATCCTGCAAAGCTTTGCCGAACACAGCCAAAGCGGCGATAAGGCCGAGCTGGTAGAGGTGCCTGAGCAGGCGACGGTGTGGCAACAAGTGACTTCCACACGCGATAACTGCGTAGGCCAGGATTGCCAGTACTACAAGCAATGTTTTGTCATGGAGGCACGTAAGCAGGCATTGGCTGCGGATGTGGTGGTGGTCAACCATCACTTGTTTTTTGCGGATGTCATGTTGCGCGATGAAGGCGTGGCTGAATTGTTGCCGAGTGCTAATACAGTGGTGTTTGATGAGGCGCACCAGTTGCCGGAAGTGGCAGGCCTGTTTTTTGGCGAAGATATATCCACCTCGCAGTTGATGGATTTGGGGCGCGATAGCCAGATGGCTTACCTGAGTATTGCCAAGGACTGTGTCGCGCTGAGCGAAGCGGTGCCGCCGCTGGAGAAGGCCTGTCGTGATTTCCGGCTGGTGTTCCAGTTTGAAGGCTCGCGCATGCCAGTGCAAAAAGCGCAAAGCCTTAAAAATTTTGACGATGCCTATCAACGCATGCTTGAAACCTTGTCCACGCTCACCGCCGTGCTTGAAACCCAGGCGGGCCGGGATCCGCTGCTTGAAAAATGCTGGCAGCGCGGAGAAGGATTGTTGGCTTTGCTGGAAGCCTGGTTAAAAGGCAATCAGGCCAACCTGGTGCGCTGGGTAGAAGTGTTCAGCCAAAGTGTGCAATTGCACGCGACCCCCCTCAGTGTGGCAGATGGTTTTGGCAAGCAGCTCAATGCACAACCGCGTGCCTGGATTTTTACGTCGGCCACCTTGGCTGTGAAGAGTGATTTCAGTCATTACCAGGGCCAAATGGGCTTGCTGGCTGCACAAACCAAACACTGGCAAAGCCCGTTTGATTATAGCCAACAGGCATTGCTCTATGTGCCAAGTGGCATGCCCGAGCCTAATAGCAGCGCTTACACTGCGGCTGTCGCTTCGGTCAGCCTGCCCATATTGCAGGCCAGCCGTGGGAGGGCGTTTGTGTTGTGCACCTCATTGAAAGCCATGCGTGAAGTGCATGCGCTGCTCAAACAGGCATTTGAAGAGCATGGCCTGGAATACCCATTATTGATGCAGGGCGAGAGCAACCGCACGGAGTTATTGGACCGTTTCCGGGCTCACGGCAACGCAGTGCTGGTTGGCTCACAAAGTTTCTGGGAAGGCGTCGATGTGCGTGGCGAAGCGTTGTCATGCGTGATCATAGACAAACTGCCCTTTGCGCCGCCAGACGACCCTGTGCTGGCTGCGCGCATCGACAAAATGAATGCCGAAGGTAAAAATGCCTTTATGGAGTACCAGTTACCCTACGCGGTGATTACCCTCAAGCAGGGGGCCGGACGCCTGATCCGTGACGAACAGGACGTAGGCGTGCTGATGATTTGTGACCCGCGCCTGGTGGATAAACCCTATGGTCGTCGTATCTGGCAAAGCTTGCCGCCTTTCAGACGCACGCGGGTACAGCAAGAAGTTGAGGACTTTTTTGCATTGATCAATGCTGGTGACCAGCCATGA
- a CDS encoding S41 family peptidase → MRSKLEKFGLLGAGVFVGILVSINISAWADRTSVSQLPIDELRVFAEVFAKVKSDYVEPVEDKKLINEALSGMLQGLDPHSTFMDADAYKELQAGTQGEFGGLGIEVAMEDGLVKVVTPIEDSPAYKAGLKSGDLIMKLDDTQVRGLTLNDAVKRMRGTPDTKITLTVLRKGEDKPLTFTLTRAVIKAQSVKNKWIEQDYGYVRITQFQERTGEDLAKALKTLAAENKKPLKGLVLDLRNNPGGLLDAAVGVSAAFLPKDDLVVYTEGRVVDSKMRLNATPMDYARRGKSDYLKDLPEEFKSVPIVVLINAGSASASEIVAGALQDHKRATIMGIQSFGKGSVQTILPMNNGSAIKLTTARYFTPNGRSIQAKGIVPDITVDDGSDPSLSLHEADLKRHLSNPTDAKGNVDSKALDEAKSRAAAEKLKEEKHAEARGPIEPASKDDFQFQQALNQLKGLPVQKAPEPAKVSAAKP, encoded by the coding sequence ATGCGTTCCAAATTAGAAAAGTTCGGCTTGCTGGGTGCAGGCGTATTTGTAGGTATTCTGGTGAGTATCAATATTTCCGCCTGGGCAGACCGGACATCCGTCTCTCAGCTGCCTATTGACGAGCTGCGTGTTTTTGCCGAAGTATTCGCCAAAGTAAAATCTGACTATGTAGAGCCAGTAGAAGATAAAAAACTCATCAATGAAGCGCTTTCCGGCATGCTGCAAGGCTTGGATCCGCATTCTACCTTTATGGATGCCGATGCTTACAAAGAACTGCAAGCGGGCACTCAAGGCGAGTTTGGTGGCCTAGGTATTGAAGTGGCCATGGAAGATGGCCTGGTGAAAGTGGTCACCCCCATTGAAGACAGCCCCGCTTACAAGGCTGGCCTGAAATCAGGCGACCTGATCATGAAACTGGACGACACCCAGGTGCGCGGCCTGACCCTGAACGATGCCGTCAAACGCATGCGCGGCACCCCTGACACCAAAATCACATTGACAGTCTTGCGCAAAGGCGAAGACAAGCCACTGACTTTCACCCTGACACGTGCTGTCATCAAGGCACAGAGTGTGAAAAACAAATGGATTGAACAGGATTATGGCTATGTACGCATCACCCAGTTTCAGGAGCGTACAGGTGAAGATCTGGCCAAAGCGCTTAAAACGCTCGCTGCCGAAAACAAAAAACCGCTGAAAGGCCTGGTGCTGGATTTGCGTAATAACCCGGGCGGTTTACTGGATGCTGCGGTAGGCGTGTCTGCGGCCTTTTTGCCAAAGGATGATCTGGTGGTGTATACCGAAGGTCGTGTTGTGGATTCAAAAATGCGCTTGAACGCAACACCGATGGACTATGCACGTCGTGGCAAATCAGATTATCTGAAAGACTTGCCAGAAGAATTTAAATCCGTTCCTATCGTTGTGCTGATCAATGCAGGCTCTGCTTCCGCCTCAGAAATTGTAGCTGGTGCGTTGCAGGATCATAAACGTGCCACCATCATGGGCATCCAGAGCTTTGGTAAAGGGTCTGTGCAAACGATCTTGCCAATGAACAATGGCAGCGCGATTAAATTGACCACCGCCCGTTACTTTACGCCTAATGGCCGTTCAATACAGGCCAAGGGTATCGTGCCAGATATTACGGTCGATGATGGTTCTGATCCAAGCCTGAGCCTGCATGAAGCTGATTTGAAACGACACTTGTCCAATCCGACCGATGCTAAAGGCAATGTGGATAGCAAAGCGCTAGACGAAGCAAAATCACGTGCAGCTGCAGAGAAGCTCAAGGAAGAGAAACATGCCGAAGCACGTGGCCCGATTGAACCAGCAAGCAAGGATGACTTCCAGTTTCAACAGGCATTGAACCAACTCAAAGGCTTGCCAGTTCAGAAAGCACCAGAACCCGCTAAAGTAAGCGCAGCTAAACCGTAA
- the argJ gene encoding bifunctional glutamate N-acetyltransferase/amino-acid acetyltransferase ArgJ, translating to MPVKLVAPLAKSLLPVKGVQLGYAQAHIRKPNRKDVLVITLPEGSSVSGVFTLNRFCAAPVTVCKEHLKLNKGIRALLVNTGCANAGTGQQGLDDARASCIGVAQALNISPEQVLPFSTGVILETLPMDRLLTGIAPAVANLQEDNWLNAAEAIMTTDIVAKGTSRQLTIDGKKVTITGISKGSGMIHPNMATMLGYIATDAAISQAALDSIIQYAVNKSFNCITVDGDTSTNDSLILMATGQAGNAVINEQSADFVTLRDALTDVAIELAQAIVRDGEGATKFMTIQVEAGKDEEECRKVAYAIAHSPLIKTAFFASDPNLGRILAAIGYAGIEDLDVNTMQLYLGDVLVAEKGGRAGSYVEEQGAAVMKESDILVRVVLNRGRANATVWTCDFSYDYVKINADYRS from the coding sequence ATGCCGGTCAAACTAGTCGCTCCCCTAGCAAAATCATTATTACCCGTCAAAGGTGTACAACTCGGATACGCCCAAGCGCATATCCGCAAACCCAACCGTAAAGATGTGCTAGTGATCACCCTACCTGAAGGCAGCAGCGTGTCTGGCGTGTTTACCCTGAACCGCTTTTGCGCAGCCCCCGTCACCGTATGTAAAGAGCATTTAAAACTCAACAAAGGTATACGCGCCTTGCTGGTGAATACTGGTTGCGCCAACGCAGGCACTGGCCAACAAGGCCTGGACGACGCACGGGCCAGCTGCATCGGTGTGGCACAAGCATTGAATATCAGTCCTGAACAAGTGTTGCCGTTCTCAACCGGTGTCATCCTGGAAACGCTGCCCATGGACAGGTTGCTGACTGGTATTGCCCCTGCTGTCGCCAACCTGCAGGAAGACAACTGGCTGAATGCCGCTGAAGCAATCATGACGACAGACATCGTTGCCAAGGGGACTTCGCGCCAACTCACTATTGATGGCAAAAAGGTAACAATTACTGGCATCAGCAAAGGTTCCGGCATGATTCACCCCAACATGGCGACCATGCTGGGTTATATTGCCACCGACGCCGCTATTAGCCAGGCGGCGCTCGACAGCATCATCCAGTACGCCGTGAACAAATCCTTTAACTGCATCACCGTGGACGGTGACACCAGTACCAACGACAGCCTGATCCTGATGGCGACTGGCCAGGCAGGCAATGCGGTCATCAATGAGCAGAGTGCCGATTTTGTCACCTTGCGTGATGCACTCACAGATGTCGCTATCGAACTGGCACAAGCGATTGTGCGTGATGGCGAAGGCGCCACCAAGTTTATGACCATACAGGTTGAAGCTGGCAAAGATGAGGAGGAATGTCGCAAGGTGGCTTATGCCATCGCGCATTCACCGCTGATTAAAACCGCATTTTTTGCTTCAGACCCTAACCTGGGCCGCATTCTGGCGGCCATTGGCTATGCAGGGATTGAAGACCTCGACGTCAACACCATGCAGCTTTATTTAGGCGATGTATTGGTGGCTGAAAAGGGTGGTCGTGCTGGGAGCTATGTTGAAGAGCAAGGCGCTGCAGTGATGAAGGAAAGCGATATTTTGGTGCGCGTGGTGCTTAACCGTGGTCGCGCCAATGCGACGGTTTGGACATGCGATTTTTCTTACGATTATGTGAAGATTAATGCGGATTACAGATCGTAA
- a CDS encoding C40 family peptidase, which produces MNKSVIRLAALMVSMLLCQCKSVAAPGDDKRWQNAYSYTQDQAMENQSAISGSWSEKVEEIMISALSLTGVDYKYGGRSPETGFDCSGFVQYVFKHAAQISLPPSARTISEMGDAVKREDLQPGDLVFFNTLRSAFSHVGIYVGNNQFIHAPRAGAKVRIESMDERYWRTRYNGAKRLEVEASQ; this is translated from the coding sequence ATGAATAAATCAGTTATTCGGCTGGCTGCATTAATGGTCAGCATGCTGCTATGCCAATGCAAAAGCGTCGCCGCGCCAGGCGATGACAAGCGCTGGCAAAATGCCTACAGCTACACTCAAGATCAAGCGATGGAGAATCAGTCTGCCATTTCTGGTAGCTGGTCGGAAAAAGTTGAAGAAATCATGATCAGCGCCCTGAGCCTAACCGGCGTAGACTACAAATATGGTGGCCGCAGCCCCGAAACCGGTTTTGACTGCAGCGGGTTTGTCCAATACGTATTCAAGCACGCAGCTCAAATTTCCCTACCACCATCAGCACGCACCATCAGTGAAATGGGGGATGCCGTCAAACGTGAAGACCTGCAACCTGGCGACCTGGTGTTTTTTAACACTCTAAGATCAGCTTTTTCACATGTGGGTATTTATGTTGGCAACAACCAATTTATACACGCACCCAGGGCAGGTGCGAAAGTTCGTATAGAGAGCATGGATGAACGCTACTGGAGAACGCGCTACAACGGGGCCAAACGCCTCGAAGTGGAAGCGTCACAATAA
- a CDS encoding OsmC family protein, with translation MQVQVKWIDGVSFVGESETGHAVVLDGAPENGGRNIGMRPMEMLLIGMGACTSFDVVTILKKARQPIVDCVAEIQAERAETVPKVFTKIHVHFVVTGENLNETQVERAVKLSAEKYCSASIMLQKACEITHGFEIKAPSFD, from the coding sequence ATGCAAGTCCAGGTGAAATGGATAGATGGTGTCAGCTTTGTCGGTGAGTCGGAAACTGGCCATGCAGTGGTTTTAGACGGTGCGCCTGAGAATGGCGGACGTAATATTGGCATGCGCCCGATGGAAATGCTGCTGATTGGCATGGGGGCGTGTACTTCGTTTGATGTCGTCACCATTCTTAAAAAAGCACGTCAGCCGATTGTTGACTGTGTGGCTGAGATTCAGGCTGAGCGCGCGGAAACAGTGCCTAAAGTATTTACCAAGATTCATGTACACTTTGTGGTGACGGGTGAGAACCTCAATGAGACACAAGTGGAGCGTGCAGTAAAACTCTCTGCAGAGAAATATTGTTCGGCCAGCATCATGTTGCAAAAAGCCTGCGAGATTACGCACGGCTTTGAAATCAAAGCGCCCAGCTTCGATTAA
- the cysS gene encoding cysteine--tRNA ligase, translating into MLKLYNTLSRSKQDFKPITDKKVSMYVCGMTVYDFCHLGHARVMVVFDMVARWFRASDYEVTYVRNITDIDDKIIKRANENNESIQSLTQRFITAMDEDSAKLGIIRPDIEPRATEHVQGMLDMISQLIAKGFAYQAGNGDVFYKVRIFNDYGKLSGKSLDDLRAGERVDVDGHKQDPLDFVLWKSAKPGEPYWESPWGNGRPGWHIECSVMSAEHLGQHFDIHGGGQDLQFPHHENEIAQSEATHGCTMANYWMHNGFIRVDDEKMSKSLGNFFTIREVLEKYDPEVVRFFILRAHYRSPLNYSDKHLDDAKASLTRLYTALRGIKITDITIDWSLPQAAKFKAAMDDDFNTPEAIAVLFELANDLNKDKSASTATLLKQLAAIIGLLQRDPESFMQGETGNSDLDIESLINARIAAKTAKNYAEADRIRKELAEAGIILEDTPQGTTWRRA; encoded by the coding sequence ATGTTAAAACTATACAACACCCTTTCCCGCAGCAAGCAAGACTTCAAGCCCATCACAGACAAAAAGGTCAGCATGTATGTCTGCGGCATGACGGTATATGACTTCTGTCATTTAGGGCATGCACGCGTGATGGTCGTGTTTGACATGGTTGCGCGATGGTTCCGCGCCAGCGATTATGAAGTGACTTATGTACGCAATATCACCGATATTGACGACAAAATCATCAAACGTGCCAACGAAAATAACGAAAGCATCCAAAGCCTCACCCAGCGCTTCATTACCGCCATGGATGAAGATTCGGCCAAATTGGGGATTATCCGACCTGACATTGAACCACGCGCCACCGAACACGTGCAGGGCATGCTGGACATGATCAGCCAGCTGATTGCCAAGGGCTTTGCCTACCAGGCAGGTAACGGTGACGTGTTTTACAAAGTGCGCATTTTTAATGACTACGGCAAACTCTCAGGCAAAAGCCTGGACGATTTGCGTGCTGGCGAACGTGTCGATGTCGACGGTCACAAGCAGGACCCGCTGGACTTTGTGTTATGGAAATCCGCCAAACCAGGCGAGCCTTATTGGGAGTCTCCGTGGGGCAATGGCCGTCCTGGCTGGCATATTGAATGCTCTGTCATGAGCGCCGAGCATCTGGGGCAACACTTTGACATTCATGGCGGGGGGCAGGATTTACAGTTCCCGCATCACGAGAACGAAATCGCTCAATCTGAAGCCACCCACGGCTGCACCATGGCTAATTACTGGATGCATAACGGTTTTATCCGTGTGGACGATGAAAAAATGTCCAAATCGCTGGGCAATTTTTTTACCATCCGCGAAGTACTGGAAAAGTATGACCCGGAAGTCGTGCGTTTCTTTATCTTGCGCGCACATTACCGCAGCCCGCTCAATTATTCCGATAAGCACCTTGATGATGCCAAGGCTTCATTAACGCGCTTGTACACGGCATTACGCGGCATCAAGATCACGGACATTACAATTGATTGGAGTTTGCCTCAGGCTGCTAAATTCAAGGCCGCGATGGATGATGACTTTAATACGCCGGAAGCCATTGCCGTGTTGTTTGAACTCGCCAATGACTTGAACAAGGATAAATCTGCCTCCACGGCCACATTGCTGAAACAATTGGCTGCAATCATCGGCTTGTTGCAACGCGACCCGGAAAGCTTTATGCAAGGTGAAACCGGCAATAGCGACCTGGATATTGAAAGCCTGATCAATGCCCGTATTGCGGCCAAAACAGCCAAAAACTACGCCGAAGCAGATCGCATCCGCAAGGAGCTGGCTGAGGCTGGTATTATTCTGGAAGATACCCCGCAAGGAACGACCTGGCGTCGTGCTTAG
- a CDS encoding tetratricopeptide repeat protein: MNATLKKYLLVLGVLLSQATFSHYALAGQVNVELREINQLSEQGNQAAALERVNAYLAANPKNAEAMFMRGVILVELGKRDDAIKSFTELTEKYPNLPEPYNNLAVLYADQGQYDKARKALESAIKTHPSYATAHENLGDIYARLASEAYDKALKLDTSNSRAQNKLAMITDLFGGKRTTTRTTTTAPAPAVTPAPATPSATPSANTPPASPAPAATAPAVTAPPVVAETKKPATVESKPVEEKPAAAQQERAILDAVNAWAGAWSGQNVDRYLDSYAKDFKTPGGESRKQWESTRRERVSRPSKISVKLSNLAVKIESDTAAKVTFRQVYKATGLDANSNKTLNMVKEGSRWVIQQERVGKF; the protein is encoded by the coding sequence ATGAATGCAACATTAAAAAAATATTTGCTGGTCTTGGGTGTCTTGTTAAGCCAGGCCACCTTTTCTCATTATGCGTTGGCGGGTCAGGTCAATGTCGAGCTGCGTGAAATCAACCAGCTTTCCGAACAGGGCAATCAGGCCGCAGCGCTGGAGCGCGTGAATGCATACCTGGCAGCCAACCCAAAAAATGCGGAAGCCATGTTTATGCGTGGCGTGATTCTGGTAGAGCTGGGTAAGCGTGATGATGCGATCAAGTCATTTACTGAGCTGACTGAGAAATATCCCAATTTGCCTGAGCCATACAATAACCTGGCAGTGCTTTATGCCGACCAGGGTCAATACGACAAAGCCAGGAAGGCACTGGAATCAGCCATTAAAACGCACCCAAGTTATGCCACTGCGCACGAAAACCTGGGAGATATTTACGCACGCCTGGCTTCTGAGGCTTATGACAAAGCACTCAAGCTGGATACGTCTAACAGTCGTGCACAAAACAAGTTGGCCATGATCACTGACCTGTTTGGTGGAAAACGTACGACAACGCGTACGACAACCACAGCACCAGCCCCCGCAGTGACGCCAGCACCAGCAACACCGAGTGCGACTCCATCGGCAAATACTCCTCCAGCATCCCCGGCACCTGCAGCAACAGCGCCGGCTGTGACGGCGCCTCCTGTGGTGGCGGAAACTAAAAAACCTGCAACAGTGGAATCCAAACCTGTAGAAGAGAAACCAGCTGCGGCCCAGCAGGAGCGCGCAATACTCGATGCAGTGAATGCCTGGGCGGGTGCCTGGTCTGGACAAAATGTGGACCGTTACCTGGATAGCTATGCCAAAGACTTTAAAACACCCGGTGGTGAATCCCGTAAGCAATGGGAGTCTACCCGTCGTGAGCGCGTGAGCCGTCCCAGCAAAATTTCAGTCAAGCTCAGTAATCTGGCAGTGAAAATAGAAAGTGATACGGCAGCCAAGGTCACTTTCCGCCAAGTTTATAAGGCGACTGGTCTGGACGCGAATTCGAACAAAACATTGAATATGGTCAAAGAAGGAAGTCGCTGGGTGATCCAGCAAGAGCGCGTCGGTAAATTCTAG
- a CDS encoding SelT/SelW/SelH family protein — MQKPIVEIEFCTQCRWLLRAAWLAQELLTTFDGDLKSVNLVPGTGGILEVRCDAKVIFSRKEAGRFPESKELKQLIRDMIDPERSLGHSDRPVKGVGE, encoded by the coding sequence ATGCAAAAGCCTATCGTAGAAATTGAATTTTGTACACAGTGCCGTTGGCTGTTGCGGGCGGCCTGGCTGGCGCAAGAGCTACTGACGACATTTGATGGGGATTTAAAGTCAGTCAATCTGGTGCCCGGGACAGGTGGCATACTTGAAGTGCGCTGTGATGCTAAGGTGATTTTTTCGCGTAAAGAGGCTGGCCGGTTTCCTGAATCTAAAGAATTGAAGCAATTGATCCGCGACATGATAGACCCGGAGCGTTCACTGGGGCACAGTGACAGGCCAGTTAAAGGGGTTGGGGAGTGA
- the coq7 gene encoding 2-polyprenyl-3-methyl-6-methoxy-1,4-benzoquinone monooxygenase gives MLTLPPLTLDNAIAVMDMGLRTVFSPAVASRPYPAAEVAGESVLSDNERKHAAALMRINHVGEVCAQALYSGQALVSRDPANVEALKQASREEVDHLAWCEQRITELGGRKSLLNPLWYGASFGLGLTAGLLGDKWNLGFLAETEHQVSAHLNSHLQTLPAGDNASRAIVAQMKTDEEQHAQTAEQLGGAALPTPVKLAMRLASKVMTRTAYHL, from the coding sequence ATGCTGACTTTACCACCACTAACATTAGACAATGCGATTGCTGTGATGGACATGGGGCTGCGTACTGTATTTAGCCCCGCCGTTGCCAGTCGCCCTTACCCGGCCGCTGAGGTAGCGGGTGAAAGTGTGTTGTCCGATAACGAACGCAAGCATGCCGCAGCACTCATGCGCATCAATCATGTCGGTGAAGTCTGTGCCCAGGCTTTGTATAGTGGCCAGGCACTGGTGTCACGCGACCCCGCCAATGTCGAGGCGTTAAAACAGGCATCACGTGAAGAGGTTGACCATCTCGCCTGGTGTGAACAACGCATCACCGAATTGGGTGGGCGTAAAAGCTTGCTGAACCCTCTCTGGTATGGTGCCAGTTTTGGTTTAGGACTCACTGCCGGATTGTTGGGCGACAAATGGAACCTGGGTTTTCTGGCTGAAACTGAACATCAGGTTTCGGCGCACCTGAATAGCCATTTACAAACACTCCCTGCCGGTGACAATGCCTCGCGCGCCATTGTCGCCCAAATGAAAACAGACGAAGAACAACACGCCCAAACTGCCGAACAGCTCGGTGGTGCCGCATTGCCGACCCCGGTAAAACTGGCCATGCGTCTGGCATCAAAAGTGATGACACGGACTGCGTATCACTTGTAA
- a CDS encoding VOC family protein has protein sequence MSIPHGMIGIRHVALFIKELESAVDFYTRVVGMQIEWQPDPDNVYLTNQGDVFALHRVSYTPDPMQRLDHIGFVLTDAQAVDDWYAHMVAHDVRITEAPKSHRDGSRGFYCLDSVGHLLEFIYHPPIAQQLLQK, from the coding sequence ATGAGCATTCCTCACGGCATGATAGGTATCCGGCATGTGGCCTTGTTTATCAAAGAGTTAGAGTCGGCTGTCGATTTTTACACGCGTGTGGTCGGTATGCAGATTGAGTGGCAACCGGATCCAGACAATGTATATTTGACCAACCAGGGTGATGTGTTTGCCCTGCACAGGGTCAGTTATACGCCTGATCCGATGCAGCGCCTGGATCATATTGGCTTTGTGCTGACCGACGCACAGGCGGTGGATGATTGGTATGCGCATATGGTTGCGCATGATGTACGCATTACCGAGGCGCCCAAAAGCCATCGGGATGGCTCACGTGGCTTTTATTGCCTGGACAGTGTAGGGCATTTGCTAGAGTTTATTTATCATCCCCCCATTGCGCAGCAGCTACTACAAAAGTAA
- a CDS encoding DUF2322 family protein: MQKFSDNLLMLDTADHVKRIELYDENNQPAGVIENKPGTQGSIKVYHHLFKMFGEINTDAAVEGLALYAEHTEDAEDHPGKHPNIDRLLNVLDKEQTLSIKLVTE; the protein is encoded by the coding sequence ATGCAAAAATTTAGTGACAATCTTCTGATGCTGGACACTGCGGACCATGTGAAACGCATTGAACTGTATGATGAAAACAATCAGCCAGCAGGTGTGATTGAAAACAAACCCGGCACCCAGGGATCGATCAAGGTTTACCACCATCTGTTTAAAATGTTTGGTGAAATCAATACTGACGCGGCAGTAGAAGGTTTAGCCTTGTATGCCGAACACACTGAGGATGCAGAAGATCATCCAGGCAAGCACCCCAATATTGACCGCTTACTGAATGTCCTGGATAAAGAGCAGACGCTCTCCATTAAGTTAGTGACAGAATAA
- the arfB gene encoding alternative ribosome rescue aminoacyl-tRNA hydrolase ArfB: protein MIEIPAQEYTLSAIRAQGAGGQNVNKVSSAIHLRFDIHASSLSEAVKSRLLHSKDQRINAEGVLVIKAQQYRTQEANKRDAIARLHAIVEAARHVQPIRYATRPTLAARKRRVAGKMQRSVVKRGRGRVVGED, encoded by the coding sequence ATGATAGAGATTCCTGCTCAAGAGTATACGTTGAGTGCCATTCGTGCGCAGGGCGCAGGCGGGCAAAACGTCAACAAGGTTTCTTCGGCCATTCATCTGCGTTTTGATATCCATGCTTCAAGCCTCAGTGAAGCAGTTAAAAGCAGGCTGCTGCATAGCAAGGATCAGCGAATTAACGCGGAAGGTGTGTTAGTGATCAAGGCGCAGCAATACCGGACGCAAGAAGCTAATAAACGGGATGCCATTGCACGCCTGCATGCGATTGTAGAGGCGGCGAGGCATGTGCAGCCGATACGTTACGCTACCCGGCCGACCTTGGCGGCCAGGAAACGGCGGGTGGCTGGCAAGATGCAGCGTAGCGTCGTTAAACGCGGTCGAGGCAGGGTTGTTGGCGAGGATTGA